The following coding sequences are from one Lolium rigidum isolate FL_2022 chromosome 6, APGP_CSIRO_Lrig_0.1, whole genome shotgun sequence window:
- the LOC124663842 gene encoding zinc finger protein NUTCRACKER-like gives MASEAMSNPFAPLTNQQQLQQPSSHDHEHPPPPPAKKKRSLPGTPDPEAEVIALSPRTLMATNRFVCEICGKGFQRDQNLQLHRRGHNLPWKLKQRSGKEPRKRVYVCPEKTCVHNNPARALGDLTGIKKHFCRKHGEKKWKCDKCAKRYAVQSDWKAHSKTCGTREYRCDCGTLFSRRDSFITHRAFCDALAEETARITAANSGAAAAGQGYLFAGSAPAGMAVRPHSMMLPPPAAAHLIRPAGGQMLGHTAGAVGDMLCEGAAARHGGLSLWGGENTLPSSMGMQHIGGLLSSGGAGAPMPPQMYADLFAPTSAGAPQQFDMAQLSWMYGNSGGSGKLSSSNASELTTNSSREADSAPSVFSGQQHAKPAAPPADMSATALLQRAAQIGSVTSSNNATMPVMGAFEPAPKSAARDEERNKFFFGASQHNANVSGAMSELTAATGSMPYDLFSAARHAGLKDAVGREETRDFLGVGMQALCSSSIHGWI, from the exons ATGGCGAGTGAAGCCATGTCCAACCCTTTCGCTCCCCTCACCAACCAGCAGCAGCTGCAGCAACCGTCGTCGCATGACCATGAGcaccctccccctcctcccgccAAGAAGAAGCGCAGCCTCCCCGGCACACCAG ACCCTGAGGCGGAGGTGATCGCGCTGTCGCCGCGGACGCTGATGGCGACGAACCGCTTCGTGTGCGAGATCTGCGGCAAGGGCTTCCAGCGCGACCAGAACCTGCAGCTGCACCGCCGCGGCCACAACCTGCCATGGAAGCTCAAGCAGCGGAGCGGCAAGGAGCCCCGGAAGCGCGTGTACGTGTGCCCGGAGAAGACCTGCGTCCACAACAACCCGGCCCGCGCGCTGGGCGACCTCACCGGGATCAAGAAGCACTTCTGCCGCAAGCACGGCGAGAAGAAGTGGAAGTGCGACAAGTGCGCCAAGCGCTACGCCGTGCAGTCCGACTGGAAGGCGCACTCCAAGACCTGCGGCACCAGGGAGTACCGCTGCGACTGCGGCACGCTCTTCTCCAGGCGGGACAGCTTCATCACGCACCGCGCCTTCTGCGACGCGCTCGCCGAGGAGACGGCGAGGATCACCGCCGCTAactcgggcgcggcggcggcggggcagggATACCTGTTCGCCGGCTCGGCGCCGGCCGGGATGGCCGTCAGGCCGCACAGCATGAtgctcccgccgccggccgccgcgcaccTGATCAGGCCTGCAGGTGGACAGATGCTGGGACACACGGCGGGCGCCGTCGGAGACATGCTGTGCGAAGGCGCCGCGGCCCGGCACGGAGGGCTCTCTCTGTGGGGCGGCGAAAACACGCTGCCGTCCTCCATGGGCATGCAACACATTGGTGGCCTACTGTCGTCCGGTGGTGCGGGCGCACCAATGCCGCCGCAGATGTACGCGGATCTCTTCGCGCCGACCTCCGCCGGCGCGCCGCAGCAGTTTGACATGGCGCAGCTGAGCTGGATGTACGGGAACAGCGGTGGCAGCGGCAAGCTCTCGTCGTCGAACGCCAGCGAGCTGACGACCAACTCTTCCAGAGAGGCGGATAGCGCGCCGTCCGTGTTCAGCGGCCAGCAGCACGCCAAgcctgccgcgccgcctgccGACATGTCCGCGACGGCGCTGCTGCAAAGGGCGGCGCAGATCGGCTCCGTGACATCGTCCAACAACGCCACGATGCCGGTCATGGGGGCCTTTGAGCCGGCGCCCAAGTCAGCCGCGCGGGACGAGGAGCGCAACAAGTTCTTTTTCGGCGCGAGCCAGCACAATGCCAACGTCTCCGGCGCAATGAGCGAGCTCACGGCGGCCACCGGGAGCATGCCGTACGACCTTTTCTCGGCGGCACGCCATGCCGGCCTCAAGGACGCCGTCGGGAGGGAGGAAACTAGGGATTTCTTGGGCGTTGGCATGCAAGCACTCTGCTCATCATCCATACATGGGTGGATTTAA